The window CCATAACCATCCCTTTCTGGTTATGATCATTTGAAAGACCAAGGTTCATAGAAAAATGTATTTTGTTCTGATTTTTATATTCAACTAAGAGTATGTTTgcttattacttttttttttttttttttgtaaacaaTAGAGTTTAGTTAATTTTTTAAGTCGAAATTAGTAAAGTTCAATTGTCATGATGCTCGTATTCTTCAACTTATCTGATTTGGTATCTAAAGAAAAAAAGGCCAGTTTCATCAATAACATTTAAGTAAAAGATAATAGAATACATTGCACagatataaaataattatatatataacacgGAAATTagtaaaagattaaaaaactCATACCTAGcacaaaaacaaataattgCTATTAATTGCTTTCAACGAATATCACTGATAACTATTAATTACAataactttcaatttgagaaatatgcAATCAACTATTATCATTGCTGATTGCTATTAAGTGGTGTTGCTACTCGTGATAGTTTTCAATTTGAGAATCAACTGTTATCACTAAAAGCTGCTATAACgaatataataataattgttaCCCGTCGTGGTTtccaatttaaaaaatatgctatcaattgttatatttaaggaatttttttttcaaattgactAGTCAATATTTACAAATATCTGAGAGTTTTTAGCCAtattttcatattaatttttttgatAGTCCTATTTGCTATAATTTtcgaaaaataaagaaaaaaacttaaCTAGTTGAAacacataataataataataataataataataataataataataataataataataataataataataataataaatattcttAATGTTTTAAATACGTTAGTAGGAAATAGTAagatattgaaattatttaaaaatagagtaaaattcaaaaatttatttaagttattttttatatagatttatttatattatttactttttctaaaaatatttccTTAAACcctaatctctctctctctctctctctctctctttctccatGGGCGTGTGGTAGCCGTCAAGCCctgtttgttttctttctttcatccgACCATCTCCGGCTTCCCTTCCGGCGAAGAAAATCCACGGCGCTCCCTCCTCGATTGAACAACAAGTGCGCGTCAAAAGCCTTCCGTTCGGCGGCGCGTTTAGTTCTCTACTGATTCGGCGTCTACTGACGGAATCATTTCGACAACATTGAGTTTTGCACATTTTTCAGATTACCCATTTGAAACCAGACTTCGAACCACTCCAATTTCGTGTCTTGCGCAATTTCAACGTTTCAAGCCACGTTTTCCTCTTTCGGTGAGTTTCCGCTTTAACCCAATCCCCTTTtacccttgtttaattttaCCCTGTTTTGGTGAGTTTTAAGTATTAAAGTTCTGTTTAGGCCCTTTCAAACATAGTTGAACTGATTTAGATTGGTTTCTAATCCTTAGAAGGTCTTATTGGTTGATTCGGATTGGTTTCGAACTCTTTCGAACATTTCTTCAGTGAAGTGCCAAGTAGATTTTGTTAAGATTTAGGTGATAATCTCTATGTGGAAGACTCTTTTGTAGTTTGGGGCTAATTTGGAGTGTTCGAGCTAAGTTGTAAGGCCATTTTGGAGGGATACTTGGGATTGTTTTAGGAATACACTAGGTAAGTGATATTCCACGTGAAGAGTTTGTTTTTCTGTGTGTCGGTGTGCTATGTGGTTAGCTATACTATATTTCATGTGTCATCGATATACGAGAGCATGTTCTGGTGTTGTGTTCACATTATAATAACTTGCATGTTGAGGAATTATTAAGTGGCCTCCTTGGTTATGAATGTGACGCTTGTTGAGAATGTCTAGATATGCATATGATTTATGTTGAAAGTTTTTACTTTTTGGTTTATGCATCTTGGCACAGAACATGGTTTAGTGTTATGTTGTAGAACTCATCCATCCGGTGTGGTTGAGAACATTGCGAGTCTTCAAGGGAAAGTAAGGTGAAAAAGGGGAAGAGTTTTTCTcttataacaaaaataattttaaaactataGTATATTTTATAGTGTAATTTTAGCTAGGGTGGAATATACTTTTAGCCACTGAGATTTGAAGTTGATGTCCATTTGGTCTCCCAAGTtttaaaatgaatattttaGTCTATGAGATTTGAGAAATGAATGGTCTCTAATCTACCTTGATTGTTAATTGACTATGGGATTTCGTGGGAGTTTTAAATTAGTGACTTAAAATGCTAATTTGCACTTTTGTACATTGTAGGAGAAGTTGTGTCTATGTGTCTAATCCTTACATAAGTTTAGagatatttttcaattattcattaAGAGTAACTGTTCAATTAAATGTTAATGAACAAGTCACCGTGTTATATGAATGtggattatttttctttcatattGTAAAGTTCAACTACTAATTTCAGTAGTTAAGACAAAAGACACAATTTATAGGAaggaataaattaaatttatggGTCATGAGATTTTTAACTTCCAGTACATATTCAGGTAATTTAGTATGATTGGTTTTGCAGGAGCTGATTGGAAAAATGAGTTTAATATCACAAAATGTTGCTGTAATTAGCAGTATTGAGAAGGGTACGGAGGAGAATACTCTTGGCCCGTCATCTCCGTTGAGAAACACAGATGCTAGTGAAGTAGACAAATCTGGTCTAGATACGTCTAGagcaaaaaagagaaagaaagaacacAGAAAAGAAGATGAGCAACTAGTACAAGAACAACAAAAGGAAATGATGAAGCTTGAAAACTTTCTTTTTGGATCACTCTATTCCCCTATTGAATTTGGGAAGGATGAAGAGCAAAATGGTTTCAATTCTGAAGAGAAAATTCCTGCTTTATACATAATGGACCGGTCTGCAGATAATTCCCTTTCTGCATATGAAGATGATTATAGGGTCCTGGATGAGAGTACGAATAAGGAGGAACACCAGCAAAGAAAACCAGTATGGGTTGACGAGGAAGAGGAGAAGGCCACAGTTAATATTACTAATGTTAGTAGACTGAGAAAATTgaggaaggaagaagatgagAATTCGATTTCTGGCTCAGAGTATGTGTCAAGATTGAGAGCTCAGCATGCCAAGCTAAACCCTGGCACCGAATGGGCGCAACTTGATGCACAATCTAGGGGTGACAGTGATGATGATGATCTATCGTCAGATGATGAAAATGCAGTTGCATTGGCTGGTGGTTATGATAATGTTGATTCTATTGATGATATCCTTCGAACGAGTGAGAATCTTGTTGTGAAGAGTGGTGGAAAATTAATGCCAGGTCTCCTTGGATATTCAAGACTTGTAGATGCTAATGTAGAGGAGCCATCTAATGGGCCTATCAATTCGGTTCAATTTCATCGCAACTCTCAGTTACTTCTAGCCACTGGGTTGGATCGAAAGCTTAGATTCTTTCAGATTGACGGTAAACGGAATACCAAAATTCAGAGCATTTTCCTTGAGGATTGCCCCATACGAAAGGCATCATTTTTGCCTGATGGATCTCAGGTTATCATAGCTGGAAGGAGAAAGTTCTTTTATAGCCTCGATCTAGTGAAAGCAAAAGTAGATAAAATTGGCCCTCTTGTAGGTAGAGAGGAGAAAAGCCTTGAAGCTTTTGAAGTTTCTCCTGACTCTAGCACAATCGCGTTTATAGGCAATGAAGGCTATATCTTGTTAGTGTCAATAAAGACAAAGGAGCTCATTGGGACGCTTAAGATGAATGGAAGTGTTCGTTCTTTGGCATTTGCTGACGATGGACGACAGCTACTGAGCTCTGGGGGTGACGGGCAAATCTATCACTGGGATTTGAGAACAAGAACATGCATCCACAAGGCTGTCGACGAAGGTTGCATTAATGGTACTGCACTATGTACCTCTCCAAATGGAGCACTGTTTGCTGCTGGTTCTGACAGTGGGATTGTTAACATCTACAACAGACAAGAATTCTTAGGGGGAAAGAAGAAGCCATTGAAAGCCATTGAAAATCTGACCACCAAAGTAGACTTTCTCAAGTTCAATCATGATGCTCAAATATTGGCCATCTGTTCAAGAATGAAGAAAAGTAGTCTGAAGTTGATACACATTCcttcttttactattttttcgAACTGGCCACCGCCGAAGAAGAATCTTCAGTACC is drawn from Cucumis melo cultivar AY chromosome 11, USDA_Cmelo_AY_1.0, whole genome shotgun sequence and contains these coding sequences:
- the LOC103497366 gene encoding U3 small nucleolar RNA-associated protein 18 homolog, giving the protein MSLISQNVAVISSIEKGTEENTLGPSSPLRNTDASEVDKSGLDTSRAKKRKKEHRKEDEQLVQEQQKEMMKLENFLFGSLYSPIEFGKDEEQNGFNSEEKIPALYIMDRSADNSLSAYEDDYRVLDESTNKEEHQQRKPVWVDEEEEKATVNITNVSRLRKLRKEEDENSISGSEYVSRLRAQHAKLNPGTEWAQLDAQSRGDSDDDDLSSDDENAVALAGGYDNVDSIDDILRTSENLVVKSGGKLMPGLLGYSRLVDANVEEPSNGPINSVQFHRNSQLLLATGLDRKLRFFQIDGKRNTKIQSIFLEDCPIRKASFLPDGSQVIIAGRRKFFYSLDLVKAKVDKIGPLVGREEKSLEAFEVSPDSSTIAFIGNEGYILLVSIKTKELIGTLKMNGSVRSLAFADDGRQLLSSGGDGQIYHWDLRTRTCIHKAVDEGCINGTALCTSPNGALFAAGSDSGIVNIYNRQEFLGGKKKPLKAIENLTTKVDFLKFNHDAQILAICSRMKKSSLKLIHIPSFTIFSNWPPPKKNLQYPSCLDFSPEGGYMAVGNAAGKVLLYKLHHYHHA